Proteins encoded together in one Impatiens glandulifera chromosome 1, dImpGla2.1, whole genome shotgun sequence window:
- the LOC124938833 gene encoding protein trichome birefringence-like 33 — MKIPPLLTSSSSSSPLLRKTRLSPYLFTLLAFILFVTLLYSEDFTCIFEGQFTTHTPPIHTIKMRREKPPFAVVVDDDRKCDVFSGRWVWDEETTPMYEESDCPYIQPQLTCQKRGRPEKDYQHWRWQPWDCSLPRFNASLMLESLRNKRMMYVGDSLNRGQYVSMVCLLHTVIPHEASKSMHTNGSLTIFTAKDYNATVEFYWAPFLLESNSDDAVIHRISDRIVRKGSINKHGKHWKGVDIMVFNTYLWWMTGLNFNILQGSFDDEVKDIIHVSTEDAYRMAMKSMLRWVKKNMDPKKTRVFFTSMSPSHSKSIDWGGEQGGNCYNETTLIEDVNYWGSDTRKSIMQVIGEVFETSKVPITFLNITQLSSYRKDAHTSIYKQQWSRLTPEQLANPVSYADCVHWCLPGLQDTWNELLFAKLFYP, encoded by the exons atgaagaTTCCGCCATtgttaacatcatcatcatcttcgtCTCCCCTTCTGAGAAAAACCCGTCTCTCACCTTACCTATTCACTCTATTAGCATTCATCCTCTTTGTAACCCTTCTCTACAGCGAAGATTTCACTTGCATCTTTGAAGGCCAATTCACTACTCATACCCCTCCAATTCACACAATCA AGATGAGGAGAGAGAAACCGCCGTTTGCAGTGGTGGTAGATGATGATCGGAAATGTGACGTGTTCAGTGGGAGATGGGTATGGGATGAAGAGACGACGCCGATGTACGAGGAATCCGATTGTCCGTACATACAGCCGCAGCTGACGTGTCAGAAACGTGGTCGGCCGGAGAAGGATTATCAACATTGGCGATGGCAACCATGGGATTGTTCTCTACCAAG GTTTAATGCATCATTGATGTTGGAAAGCCTTAGAAATAAGAGGATGATGTATGTGGGAGACTCATTGAACAGAGGACAATATGTCTCTATGGTTTGCCTTCTTCACACTGTCATTCCACATGAAGCCTCCAAGTCCATGCACACCAATGGCTCACTCACTATCTTCACTGCAAAG GATTACAACGCGACAGTTGAATTCTATTGGGCACCCTTTCTCTTGGAGTCAAACTCGGACGATGCAGTCATACATCGCATCTCAGATAGAATCGTTCGCAAGGGTTCCATCAACAAGCACGGAAAGCATTGGAAAGGCGTCGATATTATGGTCTTCAACACCTATCTTTGGTGGATGACGGGACTTAATTTCAATATCTT GCAGGGATCTTTTGACGATGAAGTGAAAGATATCATTCATGTTTCGACGGAAGATGCTTATAGAATGGCGATGAAGAGTATGTTGAGATGGGTTAAGAAGAACATGGACCCTAAAAAGACAAGGGTCTTCTTCACTAGCATGTCACCATCTCATTCTAA gaGCATAGATTGGGGTGGAGAACAGGGAGGTAATTGCTACAATGAAACAACACTAATAGAAGACGTAAACTATTGGGGATCAGACACTCGAAAAAGCATAATGCAAGTGATCGGTGAAGTTTTCGAGACATCAAAAGTTCCTATCACTTTTCTTAACATAACTCAATTGTCGAGCTATCGAAAAGATGCACACACATCAATATACAAACAGCAATGGAGTCGATTGACACCAGAGCAGTTAGCGAATCCGGTAAGCTATGCAGATTGTGTTCATTGGTGCTTGCCGGGACTTCAAGATACATGGAATGAACTACTTTTTGCAAAACTCTTTTAtccatga